From Xenopus laevis strain J_2021 chromosome 7L, Xenopus_laevis_v10.1, whole genome shotgun sequence, one genomic window encodes:
- the LOC121395745 gene encoding extensin-like: protein MILLCRCYGINTSPTRSHTPHLHLRLRLHLTYTSASTYISTSPPPTPHLHLHLHFTYTSASPTSPLHLHLNYISSTPHLHLHYTYISTTSPPPQPPSLYTTPHLHLHYTLTYTLHHYISPTSPPLHLPQLHLITPPLTTPHYISTSPTSPLHSLTTSHLTSPTSPTPTLHLHLHSPHTHTYISTSPPPQLHLIYTSPTPTSTLHLHLHHFTSTSTTSHLHLTSTYTSPTSPPHLHLHFTSTSTTSHLHLTYTYIYTTPTPPPHLHLHLTYISTSPTSHLHLTYTYISTTPHLHLTYTSASPTLYLVPSAFFQPPGHCG from the coding sequence ATGATTTTGTTATGTAGGTGCTATGGCATTAACACCTCACCTACACGTTCACATACACCTCACCTACACCTCCGCCTCCGCCTCCACCTCACCTACACCTCCGCCTCCACCTACATCTCCACCTCACCTCCACCTACACCTCACCTACACCTCCATCTCCACTTCACCTACACTTCTGCCTCACCTACATCTCCACTTCACCTCCACCTCAACTACATCTCATCTACACCTCACCTACATCTACACTACACCTACATCTCCACCACTTCACCTCCACCTCAACCACCTTCACTCTACACTACACCTCACCTCCACCTACACTACACACTCACCTACACACTACATCACTACATCTCACCTACATCTCCACCACTTCACCTCCCTCAACTACATCTCATTACACCTCCACTCACTACACCTCACTACATCTCCACCTCACCTACATCTCCACTTCACTCACTCACTACATCTCATCTAACCTCACCTACATCACCTACACCTACACTACACCTCCACCTACACTCACCTCACACTCACACCTACATCTCCACTTCACCTCCACCTCAACTACATCTCATCTACACCTCACCTACACCTACATCTACACTACACCTACATCTCCACCACTTCACCTCCACCTCAACTACATCTCATCTACACCTCACCTCCACCTACACCTCACCTACATCTCCACCTCACCTACATCTCCACTTCACCTCCACCTCAACTACATCTCATCTACACCTCACCTACACCTACATCTACACTACACCTACACCTCCACCTCACCTCCACCTACACCTCACCTACATCTCCACCTCACCTACATCTCATCTACACCTTACCTACACCTACATCTCCACTACACCTCACCTACACCTCACCTACACCTCCGCCTCACCTACACTTTATCTTGTAccttctgccttttttcagcccCCTGGTCATTGTGGATAA